In Saccharothrix violaceirubra, the following are encoded in one genomic region:
- a CDS encoding Vgb family protein, giving the protein MRLPRGTVVCVAALLVLGPSGVAVAEPFPTTLGLPDGFRPEGIAVDAEYAYFGSMGTGAIRRVRLADGTSTQLTPGAAGTAALGLKVDGRGRLFVAGGGGGDARVLDTATGRTIATFRLATRSTFVNDVVLTPEAAWFTDSTTAVIHRLPFGADGTLPAKAQAVRLSGDIRYTSGTNANGIETSPDGKSLIIAQHNTGRLFRVDPATGATREIQVAGGPLADTDGLVRDGETLYVVENRSNRVAVVKLDAPGTRGALVKRVTDPRFDVPTTAALYRDRLYLPNGRFTTTPMPDTPYTANAIPKP; this is encoded by the coding sequence ATGAGGCTCCCGCGTGGCACAGTCGTCTGCGTCGCGGCACTGCTCGTCCTCGGCCCGTCCGGGGTCGCGGTCGCGGAACCGTTCCCCACGACGCTCGGGCTGCCCGACGGCTTCCGACCCGAGGGCATCGCGGTCGACGCCGAGTACGCGTACTTCGGGTCGATGGGCACCGGCGCCATCCGCCGGGTGCGGCTCGCCGACGGCACCTCCACGCAGCTCACGCCGGGTGCCGCCGGCACGGCGGCGCTCGGGCTCAAGGTCGACGGGCGCGGCAGGCTGTTCGTCGCCGGCGGTGGCGGCGGCGACGCGCGCGTGCTCGACACCGCGACCGGGCGGACCATCGCCACGTTCCGGCTCGCCACGCGGTCGACCTTCGTCAACGACGTCGTGCTCACGCCCGAGGCGGCGTGGTTCACCGACTCGACCACGGCGGTGATCCACAGGCTGCCGTTCGGCGCGGACGGCACCCTGCCCGCCAAGGCCCAGGCCGTCCGGCTCTCCGGCGACATCCGGTACACGTCGGGCACCAACGCCAACGGCATCGAGACCAGCCCGGACGGGAAGTCGCTGATCATCGCGCAGCACAACACCGGCCGGTTGTTCCGGGTCGACCCGGCCACCGGTGCGACCAGGGAGATCCAGGTCGCCGGGGGACCGTTGGCCGACACCGACGGGCTGGTGCGCGACGGCGAGACGCTGTACGTGGTGGAGAACCGGTCCAACCGGGTCGCGGTCGTGAAGCTCGACGCTCCCGGCACGCGCGGCGCCTTGGTGAAGCGGGTGACCGACCCGAGGTTCGACGTGCCCACGACGGCGGCGCTGTACCGTGACCGGCTCTACCTGCCGAACGGCCGGTTCACCACGACGCCGATGCCGGATACCCCCTATACGGCGAACGCCATCCCGAAGCCTTGA
- a CDS encoding LuxR C-terminal-related transcriptional regulator, giving the protein MGIAVRGSSAAPADVDRFRRLLTAVRGAGVTVVGATGTGREEVVDACTAAARELGVPVLRGRVVAGTPYSGFAEAFGQCDVGPLTDFGRHAALLLRGLFRAMATPGWATEALGLADTEHTRLHRAVGAVLDAATGPDGLVLVLRDAHLLDDDALALLDHLTAESRRSRVLVLLSHAPDERLAGLTGPPRPTAEVVRLPVDRATPTRRERTVLAALAEGLTADAIARRLDISPRTVHRHLQHLYRKLGTTDRLATVLRAQELGLLP; this is encoded by the coding sequence ATGGGCATCGCTGTCCGCGGTTCGTCGGCCGCGCCCGCCGACGTCGACCGGTTCCGCAGGCTGCTGACGGCGGTCCGCGGTGCGGGGGTCACCGTGGTCGGGGCCACCGGCACCGGCCGTGAGGAGGTCGTCGACGCGTGCACGGCGGCGGCGCGGGAACTCGGCGTCCCGGTGTTACGCGGGCGAGTCGTGGCCGGCACGCCCTACAGCGGGTTCGCGGAGGCGTTCGGGCAGTGCGACGTGGGCCCGCTGACCGACTTCGGCCGCCATGCCGCCCTGCTGCTGAGAGGCCTGTTCCGCGCCATGGCCACCCCCGGCTGGGCCACCGAGGCGCTGGGCCTGGCCGACACCGAGCACACCCGCCTGCACCGGGCGGTCGGCGCCGTGCTGGACGCGGCCACCGGGCCCGACGGCCTGGTCCTGGTCCTGCGCGACGCCCACCTGCTCGACGACGACGCGTTGGCGTTGCTCGACCACCTGACCGCCGAATCCCGGCGCTCCCGGGTCCTGGTCCTGCTGTCCCACGCCCCCGACGAACGCCTGGCCGGCCTGACCGGGCCGCCACGACCCACCGCCGAGGTGGTCCGCCTGCCCGTGGACCGGGCCACCCCCACCCGCCGGGAGCGGACCGTGCTGGCCGCGCTGGCGGAGGGGCTGACGGCCGACGCGATCGCCCGCCGGCTCGACATCTCGCCCCGCACGGTCCACCGCCACCTCCAGCACCTGTACCGGAAACTCGGCACGACCGACCGGTTGGCGACCGTGCTGCGGGCCCAGGAACTGGGCCTGCTGCCCTGA